In Plodia interpunctella isolate USDA-ARS_2022_Savannah chromosome 17, ilPloInte3.2, whole genome shotgun sequence, one genomic interval encodes:
- the LOC128677327 gene encoding WAS/WASL-interacting protein family member 1-like, translated as MVLAHSPPRKAANTRPPDRNLPRIPETPADIITQQSPSPQPSTSRAGRSHSLSPRASSRLASIRESSPSQDLRTPPPSPSRGRISLSPPPSSQASPSHTYSTFIVFTPPPKFHPLRHPSHSSYPHPSHPSHPSHPPHPSHPQHPPHPPQPRILTSKLLYPTS; from the exons ATGGTCCTAGCCCATTCACCACCGCGTAAGGCGGCCAATACTCGCCCCCCAGACAGGAACCTCCCCCGCATCCCCGAAACTCCTGCGGACATTATCACGCAGCAAAGCCCCTCACCGCAACCCTCTACCTCCAGAGCGGGACGTTCGCATTCTCTTTCCCCGCGCGCCTCCTCTAGGCTGGCTTCAATCCGGGAATCATCCCCTAGCCAGGATCTGCGCACGCCTCCCCCATCTCCATCTAGGGGGAGAATCTCGCTTTCACCCCCTCCCAGCAGCCAAGCGTCACCCAG TCACACCTACTCCACCTTTATTGTATTCACCCCCCCACCCAAGTTCCATCCACTGCGACACCCGTCACACTCGTCGTACCCGCACCCGTCGCACCCGTCGCACCCGTCGCACCCGCCGCACCCGTCGCACCCGCAGCACCCGCCGCACCCACCTCAACCCCGGATACTCACCTCCAAGCTGCTCTATCCAACATCATAG